A region from the Leptospirillum ferriphilum ML-04 genome encodes:
- the dapB gene encoding 4-hydroxy-tetrahydrodipicolinate reductase, with protein sequence MSSVLRVALVGAAGRMGKAIQEVLEKNPGTTLSAAIVEANDPMNGKPVLFGDGVYTSSLEDALGKSDVGIDFSEVSSALETVEAFSRSGRPLVIGTTGFSAKEKERIYQAGERIPLILSPNMSLGIHLLSYLVKIAAEKLPSYDAEIVETHHRMKKDAPSGTALFLGESLASARGKRLGDVGTYHREGMTGVRPQDSIGIMALRGGDVVGDHTVFFLGEGERLELTHRATSRETFARGAVEAAVFLARKKTPGVYTMTDVLGLESEQK encoded by the coding sequence GTGAGTTCTGTGTTGAGGGTGGCTCTTGTTGGAGCCGCCGGACGCATGGGAAAAGCGATCCAGGAAGTTTTGGAGAAAAATCCCGGAACAACCCTTTCGGCCGCCATTGTTGAAGCGAATGATCCGATGAACGGAAAACCGGTCCTCTTTGGCGACGGGGTGTACACATCCTCTCTGGAAGACGCCCTGGGAAAGTCGGATGTTGGCATTGATTTCTCGGAGGTTTCTTCGGCCCTTGAGACCGTCGAGGCTTTTTCACGTTCGGGTCGTCCCCTGGTGATCGGAACAACCGGTTTTTCCGCAAAAGAAAAAGAAAGGATCTATCAGGCCGGGGAACGGATTCCCCTGATCCTCTCTCCAAACATGAGCCTGGGGATACACCTGCTTTCCTACCTGGTCAAAATTGCAGCGGAAAAGCTTCCTTCGTATGATGCCGAAATTGTCGAAACGCATCATCGCATGAAGAAGGATGCTCCCAGCGGAACAGCTCTTTTTCTGGGAGAGTCCCTCGCTTCAGCGCGCGGAAAAAGACTGGGGGATGTCGGGACATATCATCGGGAAGGCATGACGGGAGTGCGTCCGCAAGACTCTATCGGAATCATGGCCTTGAGGGGCGGGGATGTGGTGGGGGATCACACGGTTTTTTTTCTGGGTGAGGGAGAACGTCTTGAGCTGACCCATCGCGCAACCTCACGGGAGACGTTTGCGCGGGGTGCGGTTGAAGCCGCTGTTTTTCTGGCCCGAAAGAAGACTCCGGGTGTCTATACCATGACCGATGTCCTGGGACTGGAGAGCGAACAAAAATGA